TCTTTGTCTTTTATTTCGGTAATGTCTTGACCGGTAGCAAGAATGTACTGCCCGTCTTCGATTAATTTTGCATTGAGGAGACTCGTATGAACAACTCCGTCTTTTGTTTCGAATTTAACTTCAAAATTATGAACAAAACCCGCAGTAAATAGCTCATTTCGAATTCTTTCTCTATCTTCGGGATGATAATAGATACCAAGTTCCAAAGGAGTTTTACCTACGACTTCGTCTTCGGATCTTCCAATCCAGCTTAAAAATACATCATTGATATGAATATATCTTCCATCCAAGCTGGAAATGGTGGCCCCTATAGGACTTAACCGGAACACTTTTTCCCAAAGAGTGGATGGAAATTGTTGTAAGTCCATAGGTTAGTGTGCCAAAATTTATTGACTAAGCTGTTATGTGGCAAGAAAAAAAAAGTCCGCTAAAGTGCGGACTTTTCTTAAAAACAAAATGGATAAGATATTAAGCTTATTTCGCTTTTTTCTCTTTCTTTTCCTTTTTAGGTTTTGCATCTGCTTTCGCTTTTGGAGCGGCAGCCTTTGCACGTTTAGCAGCTCTTTCTTCTTTCAGCTCATCCGCAGTTTTGCGTTCTACTAATTCAAGAATTGCCATTTCCGTGTTGTCGGATTGGCGATTCACAAGGCGAACGATTCTAGTGTATCCGCCGAGACGAGTTGCGTATCTATTGGAAAGATCTTCAAGAAGTTTGTTCACGATCTCTTGGCTACCTAAGTGACTGTAGAGATAACGAGTGTTGTGTAGAATTTTTTCTGCTTTTTGTTTCTCATCAAGAGTCCCTAAAGCAGAATCCAAATTTCTTTTCGCACGGGAAATCATTCTCTCCGCATAAGAACGAGCAACTTTCAATTTTGCAACTGAGGACTCGATTCTCTCATAACGAAAGAGTGAGATTACCATATTTTGGATCATTGCTTTTCTATGATCCGCTGATCTGTTTAATTGGCTTACTTTATTACGTTTTCTCATTTTAAAAATCTCTCATTCCGAAAGACAAACCAAGCGATTGTAGTTTGATCTTTAATTCTTGCAAACTCTGTTCACTAAAATGTTTGGATTTCGTCATTTCCTCTTCACTGCGTTTCACAAGCTCACCGATAAAATCGATTTCAAGGCTTCGCAAAACGTTCGTTGCGCGAACGGATAATTCCAATTCTTCCACATGTTTAGAAAGGGATGCTTTTAA
The nucleotide sequence above comes from Leptospira kobayashii. Encoded proteins:
- the rplQ gene encoding 50S ribosomal protein L17 encodes the protein MRKRNKVSQLNRSADHRKAMIQNMVISLFRYERIESSVAKLKVARSYAERMISRAKRNLDSALGTLDEKQKAEKILHNTRYLYSHLGSQEIVNKLLEDLSNRYATRLGGYTRIVRLVNRQSDNTEMAILELVERKTADELKEERAAKRAKAAAPKAKADAKPKKEKKEKKAK